The Spirulina subsalsa PCC 9445 region GCCGGGGTGTTAGACTCCGCTCGTCTTCAGACCTTCATCGCCATGGAATTAGGGGTGGCGATCGCGGATGTTCATGCCATGGTTCTCGGTGGTCATGGCGACTTGATGGTTCCCCTACCCAATTACTGCACCGTGCGGGGTGTTCCCATCACTGAACTGTTAGATCAACCCACCATTGACCGCTTGATTGAACGCACCCGCAACGGTGGCGCGGAATTAGTCAAACTGTTTAAAACAGGTGGGGCCTACTACGCCCCAGCTTCCTCAGTCTGTCGTATGGTAGAAGCCATCCTGCATAATCAGTCCCGTCTCCTCCCCACGGCCGCCTACTTACAAGGGGAATACGGCCTCAATGATGTGTTTGTCGGCGTTCCCTGTCGTTTAGGAGCCAATGGAGTTGAACAAATCCTAGAACTCAAACTCTCCGACGCAGAATTAGAAGCGTTGCACACCTCCGCCGAGTCGGTGCGCGCTAATAACAAAATCGCCCTAGAAGCACTACACGCTACCGTGTAGGTGTCTGTGCCCTCTCCCGTCTTCGGCTGGAGATAGCAGACGGGAGGGTTTTCTAGAGGTCTTAAAGCACGTGGCTTGGAAACGAGATGTTTATTTTGAGAAAGTTGATGCTAATTTCACTAGCCAAATTTGTCCGAATTGTGGTGTAGTGACTGGTAAGAAAGACTTGTCTCAACGAGTGCATAAATGTTCTCATTGTGGGTTTGTAACGGATAGGGACGTTGCTGCGGCGATGGTTGTTGAGCAACGTGGACTTGCAGCCCTTGGACTGGGGGTCAAGCTGCCTGTAGAGGAAGAGGTTATTGCTACGCAACGCTTCGCGA contains the following coding sequences:
- the mdh gene encoding malate dehydrogenase; protein product: MTPVSPAIGPQKPARVTVVGAGKVGSTLAQRILEKNIANVVLLDVVDGLPQGVALDLLEARGLEDHDGFILGTNDYQDTANSDIVVVTAGRPRTPGMDRNDLININASIIAQSVKSAIAHSPNAILILVTNPLDVMTYVAWQVTQLPTTRVMGMAGVLDSARLQTFIAMELGVAIADVHAMVLGGHGDLMVPLPNYCTVRGVPITELLDQPTIDRLIERTRNGGAELVKLFKTGGAYYAPASSVCRMVEAILHNQSRLLPTAAYLQGEYGLNDVFVGVPCRLGANGVEQILELKLSDAELEALHTSAESVRANNKIALEALHATV